GATGGGTCCCAATATGCCTCCACCAGGCCCATCAGGTACTCCAGCTGGCATGCAGGGACAAAACCTCAATGGACCTCCCAAATCCTGGCCTGAAGGTAGTGTAGTCCTGCTGTCTGACCTTTTGGAACCTTTCAAACATTCTTCATTAGTGTATAAGGATTTAGTAAGTGCTAAGGTTACAGTTTCAGTATAAAGGTATGCTGTCTCAGCGTCACAGCAGACTTAGACATCAAAATGGCACAGCGCCATAAATAATGTTATTGGTCACCTCAATTTTTTCCTGATATGATATGTAGAAAGCTTTTATATGAAAAGCCCTGCTGACAAAATACTTGCTATCTGCAACTTAGTATGAAATTATGACTATAATGATGATTTGAACTTTTCATGTTATCTTCCTCATATTGTATAGAAGTATGTTATTGAGCTTTCTTTCCTTGACTCCTAGGCCCCATGGTGAATGCAGCAGCTCCCTCCAATGCACCCCAAAAACTGATTCCCCCCCAGCCCACTGGGCGGCCCTCTCCTGCTCCCCCTTCAGTTCCCCCAGCTGCCTCCCCAGTAATGCCCCCACAAACCCAGTCTCCCGGGCAGCCGGCGCAACCAACTCCTATGTTGCCTTACCACGCCAAGCAGAACCGCATAACCCCCATTCAGAAACCCTGTGGCCTCGACCCAGTGGAGATATTGCAGGAGAGGGAGTACAGGTACATTTGAAAAGTAGATTGCATTTACCGCAAGCTTTTTCTTGCGTGAGATATTCAAAATGTACAAAGCATGTATAAACCATTGACAAAACAGTACTTCATTAAATAACTATAACACAGAGCTGTTTGCTTCTTTAGGTTACAGGCTCGAATAACCCATCGCATCGCAGAACTGGAGAACCTACCAGGTTCTCTGGCTGGTGATTTACGTACCAAAGCTACTATAGAGCTCAAAGCCCTCCGACTCCTTAACTTCCAGAGACAGGTAGGCATTATctcattttcacagttttatattcAACCTAAACAATGATGCCATAGTGTGTCAGAGACctttacagtttgtgtgtttttgtgtgcatggcTGTCCACAGCTGCGTCAAGAGGTGGTGGTGTGTATGCGTCGCGACACAGCTCTAGAGACTGCCCTTGATGCCAAAGCCTACAAGCGAAGCAAGCGTCAGTCTCTGAGAGAAGCCCGCATTACAGAGAAGTTAGAGAAACAGCAGAAGATTGAGCAAGAGCGCAAACGCAGACAGAAACATCAGGTAGAGGACAAACTGTGATGTGTGATATTATGAAAAGATATCTTTTGAACGAGTGGCTTTACTATTGTCTTGTGGTTTTTTGTTTAACCACTCTTCGTTCATCTTTAGGAGTACCTCAACAGCATCCTCCAGCATGCCAAAGACTTCAAGGAGTACCATCGTTCGATCACAGGCAAAATGCAGAAACTCACCAAGGCTGTGGCCACCTATCATGCCAACACAGAACGGGAGCAAAAGAAGGAGAATGAGCGTATTGAGAAAGAGAGGATGAGAAGGCTAATGGTAAAAAGAGCACATTACGTGCACCTAAACCCTCTTACTCTTACAATGTCTACAGTATACATGCATCTATCTTCTCaggctgaggatgaggagggcTATCGTAAACTGATTGACCAGAAGAAGGATAAGCGTCTGGCCTACTTGCTGCAGCAAACTGATGAGTATGTTGCCAACCTCACAGAGCTGGTCAGAGCCCACAAAGCTGCACAGGCCCtcaaggagaagaaaaaaaagaagaagaaaaagaagaaggtatgGAAAACAGAATCGATAGACTCTCTACCACTGGTACTACTTTTGCACATACTTGTGTGTGATAtctttgtgattttttaatttctacttAATTTTCAGTTGGAGAATGCAGAGGGCCAGACTCCTGCCTTGGGGCCTGATGGAGAGGTGAACAGAATGTcccattttttttgtagttaaaggcagttttatttattttaaataaatgtattactACCTATCTTTTAATATGCTGAGTCAACAAAGCAAACCACTattctttgttgtgttgctttctGTGATCTTTATGGAGACCTAATTTCAAATATTGCATAGATCAAATTTTGCTAAATGCTTCATGGGCTAGTGTTCTTACTTTAGTATTGGCAAAGAGGGGGAATTACACACTGTttatgaacattttattcacagTTTACATCAGACAAATGTCACTGATGGAAATCATTAACATTATATTAGATAATCCACATATCTGCAAAAGGGGGCTAAACAAAAGTGGTACAGGCCCAGACAAACAAgagaatgaaatgtttgtgtatataaataaatataattactAGTTAAAGTGGATATTTGGATGTGTGTGTCAATTAGTTGATCAGCAACAGATCAGAATGTAAATTTTCAGCACAGATTAAATATCTCTAGCTCTGTCCAACATCCATCagctttggtttaaatgaagccaaACAACTTGCTGTATGAGCAAAATCTTAACTAGCCTCCTTTTCCTCTTGCAGCCTCTGGATGAGACCAGTCAGATGAGTGACCTGCCTGTGAAGGTCATCCATGTGGACAGTGGAAACATCCTGACAGGGGTGGATGCTCCCAAAGCCGGTCAGCTGGAGACCTGGCTGGAGATGAACCCTGGGTGAGTGTGACTGGTGAGAGAAAGAGACTTTGGCTTGTGTAGGCAAATATGTATAGAAAAGAATGGAAATTGGCAATGTAGGTCAGTCCTTTGGAAACCTTGGCATTGGAGCAGTTACTGTAATTACCATTATTATCAAAATGTTGCcaacataataaaatacaaaatgttgaACATAAGTTAACATACAGTTGAATACGGCACTCCGCTAACAAGCTAGTTCTTTATTAGTGTGCTAAACACTGAATTCTACATCATTTTACCTGACATTGCCTAACATCCTTATTAACAGTTATTAACAGTTTGCTTATTAATGTCACCAACTATGTATATTATGGTGCTAAATGTAGTAATACAGGTTTTATTAATATCTTTAACCACAATGCCAACAGTTTAAATATTACATTCAAATATGTTAATATCTGGCAATTGTTAACATGCATGTCACCCATAATGctaattctttattttaatatgctaaaaattaacagaaaatgGCACAGCTGATCCTTTCTATACCTGGAACACAGGCTGATCAAAACTGAGTTGTAGGATTATTAATTTTATGTAACAGTATGTTTTTTGTCGTAGCCTAGCCATAGCTTAATTCTTTTGTTGGTTCAACAATTTTGTTCCCCGTTAGCAGGGAAAGTGGCAGAAACAGAGGTTTGGAAGTTAATTTCATCTAAGGATGACATACTTAGGGTATATGTTCTTGTCCAGTTATGAGGTGGCTCCCCGCTCAGACAGTGAagacagtgaggaggaggaagaggaggaggtgggttgTAATGTAAGACATGTTTGGAGCCACTTTTGAAttctaaagggaaaaaaaaacaacttgccACTGACCAGCTGTCTTctaggaggaagaagaggagcctCAGCCTTCAGCAACTCAAGtcgaggaaaagaaaaagattacaGACCCTGACAGCGAAGATGTGTCCGAGGTGGACGTCAGGCACATCATTGAGTGAGTACATACACAAACTACTGCAAACAACTACacctattttcattttaaaacaatttatgTATCATATAGACaccataaaataattttaaagttATAAATCCCTGTAAGGTGTTTGAATAAAGGTGTCAATCACCATACATTTTCATGATAATTAAATTCTTATGCGTTATACACAGGAATGCTAAGCAGGATGTGGATGACGAGTATAGTGGTGCAGCGTTTGCTCGAGGACTCCAGTCATATTACTCAGTGGCTCATGCTGTCACAGAGAAGGTGGAGAAGCAGTCCAGTTTGTTGATAAATGGACAGCTCAAACAGTATCAGGTAAACATATACATGAAACAAGTAATTCTTATGCGTGACACTTCAGTggatttgaatgttcagatgagatgaagatgaaaaacaagaaagtgccacagacacagaacaacagaaaaaaactttcaaaaaacTATTATCCATTCTGTTTAGTGTCTTAGCTAATTATGAGGAGTACGTACTGTACAGTACTTCAGTAGACAACGTAGTGCATAGTCATAGCACGCAACAATGAACAGCTCATTTTAGAAAGACATTCTTGCTGATAAATACTTTTTTGACTTTCAGATTAAAGGTCTGGAGTGGCTGGTTTCTctttacaacaacaacctgaatgGCATCCTGGCTGATGAGATGGGTCTGGGAAAGACCATCCAGACTATCGCACTTATTACATACCTCATGGAGCACAAACGGCTCAATGGACCCTACCTCATCATTGTACCTCTTTCGTAAGCTAACCCTCATGAACTTTAAAATTGTAGGTATTTTAATGATCATGGAACTATTTATacaaacatgacaaatgaacaaaaaaggtCAATGATTAAACAATTAAATGGCTTAATGAGCTGCTCTTATTGACAGAACTCTTTCTAACTGGGTGTATGAGTTTGACAAGTGGGCACCAACAGTTGTGAAAGTGTCCTACAAGGTGAGCTTGCTCTGCAACCGCActacagaaatgtatttattttgtcctcTTGCATATAAACTCATGTTATAAAACTGTGTGAGCCTAGAAACtctaaattatattttcatttttgaaaaacatatatgtaaccacaaataaacacacacacatgtctaTATAGACCACTACATGAACTACAACCCAACACCTCCctggagaaatgaagaaatcaaaaagaatccaaaaagaaactaaagtgaAACAGTCGTGTAGcagaaagaagatggaggaagaacaAATTAGTGgtgaattttttaaatattatggGAGAAACAAACCATCTATGATCAGGCAATTAAACAAGCAAGACAGGCATACTTTTCAAAGCTGATAACAGTCAACTGAAACAAATCCAAGAACATTGTTTTCCACAATTGATTAATCCTAATTAATCCTGATTTAATAATTCTAGCAGAATGTCAGCCAGCCCCAACTGTGTAGAATTTTCAGCCCACTTCAGCAGTGAAATACAGAGAATCGGATCAGATCTGCGTCAGTCACAGCATATAAATTTTAACACCCCAGAACCATAGTTtatatgtgaggaaacactagagaaGTTTGTCCTGGATGATGCTGAGATGCTTAGGAAAGTTATTTCCCAGTTAAAACCAACTGACAAATGATTTTACACACAACCACAGTATATTTGATCCATATCAATCAGGATTTTGGACAAATCTTAGAACTGAGATGGCACTGGTCAATGTATTATacccttttaaactgtattttaaacattttagtcATGGAAGGCAACAAACTTtctgcagctcaaccaggacaaaactgagTTCTTAATTATTAGTCCTGACGCTCAGAGGGAGATAATTAATGCAAAACTTCACTGGCATTAAGATCCTCTGAGCAAGTGAAGAACCTCAGTGTCATATTTGATTTGGATCTTAGTTTTGTgccacacattaaaaacataaccAAAACTACATTTTATCACCTTAAAAACATCGCCAGAGTCCAATTTCTTCTCTCTCATGGCGATACAGAGAcactgatgcatgcttttattacTTCCAGTATAGACTACTGCAATGCTCTACTTTCTGGTCTTCCAAAGAATAATATTTGACACTTACAGTTATTACAGAACTTGGCTTCACATGTGCCGATAAGGACCAGAAATAGGAAACACATCACACCCATTTTAAAGTCTCTGTATTGCTTCCGGTTTGCTTCAGAATTGATTATAAGatccttttattggtttataaagCTCTTAATGGTCTTAGTCCAAGGTATTTACCAGAATTGCTTATATCATATGAACCTCGTAGAGCCCTCAGGTATTCTAGTAGTGGCCATTTAATTATACCCAAAGTTAGAACAAAAACCCACGGCGAGGCAGCCTTTTACCATTATGGTCCATGtctgtggaacagcctgcctGAAGACCTGAGGGCTGTagagtgttgatatttttaaaggcaAGCTCAAGACTTACCATTtcagtttggcttttaattgaaaCTTCACTTTGTGCTactttgtatgaaaagtgctttacaaataaagtctgattgattgatatatgtattttttgtcattttaggggTCTCCTGCCGCCCGAAGAGCCTTTGTCCCACAGCTGCGTAGTGGCAAGTTTAACGTTTTACTCACCACCTATGAATACATCATCAAGGACAAACAAGTACTAGCCAAGGTGAGATGCACtgcatgtacaaacacacataaagacaGCCATAGTGTAATCCTTTCCCTATACACATGTACatcttcagctttttatttgtttttgttaatgatttgctttttctgtgtttgttggctCCATAAACCTCCCCAAATCTTTTAAAAAGAATTTAAGTTTGGCCAATCTGACCTCCCCATGTACTGCGTCTCAGTCCTCTCTCCTAGGTCCTAAAACACATTGACACGACTCCCACTATCCTCTGTGGCCATCATGCTGCTATGCACTCATGTAGGCAGGGTTCCTGACTGTACTAACAGGTGGGTATTGTGTTCAGGCAAGAATTTCCCATGTGGGAGCTCAAGGCTCTTGGTTTTGGACTGAGCCTACCTGAGCTATGAGGACAGAGTAAAGCAGAGATCAAAAAGTGTCTCATCGCATGGTGTGCCACACTGAAGCTGTACCAAGAATATTGACCATGTGGTGCGCCACAGGAATATACCTGCTATGTTGGATTATATTGATGATGTGCTAGGCATATACTTATGCTATGCCGGGCATATGCACCACATTAAGGCTGGGCAGGGCATATACTGAGGCTGGGCCTGGGCAAATTGACATGTTTTATGTCtagatatctatctatctagatagACTAGATAGACATTTTGGTTTTCAACTAATCAGACTTGTTACTGTGGCTAGGCTAACAACAGTCAGGGCTCATGCTAATAGcttattaattttaaatcagGACATGAATTATGCGTGGGCACATCACTAATATGCCTTTGCACACAGGCTTAGACTGTGAATTCACAACCATCACACCTAGATATGCTATGTGTTTATATGCCCAGTATAGCGTCTGTGTCGCTCATATGCCCAACATGGCTTCAGTGTAGTCTGCCATATATGTGGCATGCGATGAGCCACTTTTGGATCTTGGCGCTACTGCAGAGTGCACCAGAAGCCAGAGCACTAGAAGCAATAAGGTACTGTAATCTTATCCAGATgtactctcctcctctcttagATCCGATGGAAGTACATGATTGTGGACGAAGGCCACCGTATGAAGAACCACCACTGTAAACTGACCCAGGTCCTGAACACCCACTACCTTGCTCCACGGCGTGTCCTGTTGACAGGGACGCCGCTGCAGAACAAACTACCTGAGCTATGGGCGCTCCTCAATTTCCTTCTGCCCACCATCTTCAAGAGCTGCAGCACCTTCGAGCAGTGGTTTAATGCTCCTTTTGCTATGACTGGAGAAAAGGTGAGCAAAAGCTGTAGAAAATGTGGTGAATGTGGTACTCATATCCCATATCCCAAGAAGTGTGTGAGAGGTGCCAActggtgtcttttttgtcaaaCAAGTATATAaaatttctctttcttctccaggTGGACCTTAATGAAGAGGAGACAATCCTGATTATCCGTCGTCTCCACAAAGTCCTACGCCCTTTCCTGTTGCGAAGATTAAAGAAGGAAGTGGAGGCACAGCTTCCAGAGAAGGCATGGCTTAACTCTTTCAGCACATACAGCAAAGACCAGCATGCTCACTGGAAACCGTATTAATACAGGTCCAGATCCAGAGGATGGTATATAAAAGCCTCCATTTAAGCATATCTGGTCTTTTCTAGCATTTGAGATCTGAATTCCATCTAGCAGCTCCACTTTCAGTGCCCTGATATTGGACATGGGGGTTCACTATCTTGACCTCCTGGGTCACACTGACAATCCTAAATATGTGCAGTGAAGAGGCCTAATATCTGTAATGCCATGAAAAGCAAAGACAGGACAGTGTAATGCTCTTGTCACTAATAGGACAAAGTCCCCTTCTCCACCTCTCTGtttaatacatttgttttctcttctccatCAGGTGGAATATGTGATCAAGTGTGACATGTCATCTCTTCAGAGGGTGCTGTACAGGCACATGCAGGCCAAGGGCGTCCTGCTCACTGATGGCTCAGAGAAGGACAAGAAGGTAAAGACATAAATGCATAAACATTGAAGAGTTAAATGTAGAAGGGAGTCAGTATCAGTGCTTGCTCTGTCAGAACAGCAACAAAATATTCATAAatctttttaaaactgttttaatgcCACAAACTTAGGGTTATGTTGCTTTTACAGTATACAGAAACTGAACTAATGTCAATCAAATGACTGTAAAGACTTCCTGCAGAATTTAGGATATAAGTTATACATAATTACTCACTGCATTAAGTTATATGTTACTTTACGTGGCTGACTCTCATTTCACAACTATATGTAAACAAATGTAGATTATGTCCATTTACATGCTGTACATTTATCTTATTCTGATTACCAGGGTAAAGGAGGCACAAAGACACTGATGAACACCATCATGCAGTTGAGGAAGATATGTAACCACCCGTATATGTTCCAGCAAATCGAGGTAACACTGAGGAGTGTGACGCAAAACTAGTTTGTTTGGTCTCTAGTCTACTTACTTGTTTGTTTGACAGACTTGAGTGAAGTGTCTTATAATCAATGATGATAGATAACAGGATTCAATTTAcatataaatgcaaatgtaaaagaATGTAAATCAAAGCATAGTGTTCTAACCACTTCTTTGATAAATTGTTTTTGAAGGAATCCTTCTCTGAACATTTAGGATTCTCTGGTGGAATAGTCCAGGGGTAAGTTCTTATTCATGatcatacacacaaacattctcATTACCATATATAACTATATCTGCCTGCCATTCCATAAGTCCTGACCTGTATCGGGCATCAGGAAAGTTTGAGGTGTTGGATCGAATCCTGCCTAAACTCAGAGCCACAAACCACAAGGTGTTGCTCTTCTGTCAGATGACCTCCCTCATGACCATCATGGAGGATTACTTTGCATACCGCAATTTCAAGTATTTGCGTCTGGATGGTGAGCTATGTTTCCTTGTTTGTGATGAATCAATGCTTCCTATCTGTCATCATATTTCTTTTaactgtctttcttctttttgcccACATTCCTTATATCGAAGGCACTACGAAGGCTGAGGACAGAGGAATGTTACTGAAGACATTCAATGACCCAGAGTCAGAGTACTTTATCTTTCTCCTGAGCACAAGAGCTGGAGGCCTTGGCCTCAATCTGCAATCTGCTGACACTGTCGTTATTTTTGACTCTGACTGGAACCCACATCAGGTGTGATGCACATTATTGTAATTTACCAAACGCATTTAACAACAAATCATAAATCAAGCTCACTTCAacttaccaaaaaaaaaaaaaaaagaaagaaatgcgtGATGTGGACACAGCACTCACAGGTAGTTCTGGCTActtaaacagaaagaaagaaactttatgataatgtttatattattataacatttatTGAAAGTGAATGTAGAAGTGTTAATCAGTTGATGTTTACCTTTCTGACAAGTCTGTCGCAGCGTTGGCGTTCCAAGGGTGAGGTTCCACCACCAcgacaaaatgtttaatttcagcCGAAACCTAAAgatttctcttcctccctcctgaTGGCCTTCCCAGGACCTGCAGGCTCAAGACAGGGCTCATCGAATTGGTCAACAGAATGAGGTGCGAGTGCTGCGTCTCTGTACAGTCAACAGTGTTGAAGAGAAAATCCTGGCAGCAGCTAAATACAAACTAAACGTGGACCAGAAGGTCATCCAGGCTGGCATGTTTGACCAGAAGTCATCCAGCCACGAGCGCAGGGCCTTCCTGCAAGCCATCCTGGAACACGAGGAGCAAGACGAGGTCTGGGGTCAAGAAGTGTGTCTAcgcatgaatgtgtgtgcgtgcaccaGCGACACAAAATTTAAAGAGTGTGCTTTCTTATGCTCTGCTTGCCAATGTGTCTTTGCTGTattcaggaggaggatgaggtgcCAGATGATGAGACGGTCAACCAGATGATTGCCAGGAGTGAAGAAGAATTTGACCAGTTTATGGTTAGTATCTGTATTTAAACTACTGCTACTTTCTAACACAGCCAAACTATTATCTGTACTTGATTTTCTCTCATCTCTAGCGTATGGACCTGGACCGACGTCGTGAGGAGGCCCGTAACCCACGGCGAAAACCTCgtctgatggaggaggacgagtTGCCTACGTGGATCATGAAGGATGACGCTGAAGTTGAGCGACTCacctgtgaggaggaggaggagaaaatgtttgGACGAGGTTCTCGACAGCGAAAGGAAGTTGACTACAGTGATTCACTGACAGAGAAGCAGTGGCTGaaggttgtttttaaaacagaatCTCAAGTAGAAAATGCAATCAGAATACTACAAAGGTTGTACTTTGTGAATTAAGGGCATGTTTCCCCCTTTCTGATATACATTTATGTACTTTAATCTCACACAGTGTGTCTTGTCGTGCAGGCAATAGAGGAGGGCACgctggaggaagtggaggaagaggtACGTCACAAAAAGACAACCCGCAAGAGGAAGAGGGACCGTGACCTGGATCTCCCTGgtccctcatcctcctcaggAGGGCGCGGACGTGGCGACAAAGACGATGATGGtaagaggcagaggaagaggggaCGACCACCTGCTGAGAAACTCTCCCCAAATCCTCCTGCCCTTAcaaagaagatgaggaaaatTGTGGATGCTGTCATCAAGTACAAAGACAGGTAGCAGAAATGAGCTTAAATCATCAGCTATTATGTTTGCACCGAAAAATAGATAGCTTCAGTGCgtattaacatatttaaaaggTGCACTGAAATTTTTACTAACCCACACCACAGAATGAGTATAATATGCATGGTAAGGGCTCAGGGGCCTGTGAGTCGTTCACAAGAAAGGTTTCATGTGCCTATAGTATTGTCTATGCCTATAGTTATAGTATTTTGTGTCAGTATAGTACTTCTACATTAAGCGCTGCTTTTCAACCTTTTAGTTTACTGTCACCTTACACAACTCTGCAGTTTTCAGGCCAAATGCAGGAATATGATATTAAAAGGTAAGTCATAGAGTCATTGAACAAATGCCTGCTACAGTTTTCATAACTGCTTACATTTCCTGGGATAAGATTAGAAATCATagtaaaactgtaaataacCAAACATCTAGTCTGGTCTCAGCAAAATCTCAAAACCACCAAATAGCATCAAAACCAACTtatcttaaaacattttttcaactCTAGCATTCAATCAGTTATAATTTTTAGTCTTTACACCTTCAGGTCTGTGTTTAAACCTGTAATTGGTAAAAACGGGCAGAGAAACCATTTTCAATTACCTCTGGAGCCAAGCCTGGTGGATTGCCAGCCTTGATGACCATGGCCCGTATTCTGGGCCAGGTGTGATGTCTGCCAGGTGACTAGCGGGAGAAGGGATGCAACGTGTGTCTCGGATTTTGGCAGAGGAAACTGGTTCTTGGTAAGCTGACAAAGTTACACAAAGGTGTATTTTGTCTAAACCCGATGATGCCATCTTCTTCAGTGCAAGTGGCCGTCAGCTGAGCGAGGTGTTCATCCAGCTGCCATCTAGGAAAGAACTGCCAGAGTACTATGAACTGATACGCAAGCCAGTGGACTTCAGAAAGATCAAGGTAATCGCAGGAAGGATCATTCCTTTCAGTAAGATTCTTTCAGTGCTCCAGAAAAGGCTAAATATACAGGAACACCAACAACAGACCTGACACATTTATAGGctatatttaaaatgagttGTATCTCTACTGTAGGAAAGGATTCGAAGTCACCGCTACCGCAGTCTGGGCGACCTAGAGAGAGATGTCATGTTGCTATTCCAGAATGCTCAGACCTTTAACCTGGAAGGATCACTGGTAAGACAGGtctcttattttaaaaattccCCCATGACACAGGcccttctttctttgtctccatTATATACTGTTTAGGTAGAGATAGATGTTGAACATCCCTGATTAAAGCTCAGTTGGGTAATATTCTTTTACTCTTACATAAATGTAATGTACGTGATCATAATATAGAGTTGTTTTCTGTTACCGGGGCAGATATATGAAGACTCCATTGTGCTCCAGTCGGTGTTCACCAGCTTGAGGCAAAAGattgagaaggaggaggaaagtgaTGGAGAAGagagtgatgaagaggaagaagagcaggaggaaggatCAGAATCTGAATGTAAGCATGTCTGTAAGTTGATTTTGCATTTTAGTTCGTTGTTTTGTTATCTTTTAGTCAGTCAGTGGTGTCATGTGTTGTGATGGTCAGTTAATCTCTGTCTCATTCACTGTGTCATACTCATGCTCTTCAAATGAGTGAAATTCTTCATCATGCCTAGTTTTAGTGTCAGGTCTATGTACTCTAAACCTCCTTCTTTTTACATACAGCTCGCTCGGTGAAAGTGAAAATCCGTCTGGGTAGGAAAGATAAAAGTGGAGATCGAGGGAAGGGGCGCAGCAGACGAACAGGACGCACCAGAGCCAAACCTGTTGTCAGTGATGATGACTCTGAGGATGAGCAGGAAGAGGTATTTCcatctgtgtatatatagatgTAACTTAGCAAAAAGCACAACTTCAGTGCAGACTGGAAACAACTGAGTAGTCAAACAAAGGGACTACATAGATGTACAAATTGAAGTACTATTTAGTTGTCATTTTCCttagctgatttttttttcatttacagatTATATCAGAAACCTGACTGAattgaaaacattatttttaagacCTTAGACCATGTAAAACAAATGATAATGAAGGTTTAACAGACTGATATTGGGCATTTTGCTTTAGATCTGGGTCCAggtattaaaaataattatttgccCTTTTTTGTAGGAGCGCTCCCCCAGTGCCACCGATGAAGAGTCCTAAACTGTACTGTTATGCTGAAGAGAAAAAGGCATAAAGAGACATTCCTCCAAATCAAGTACCATATGTACAGTAATCAAACATGCCTCACCCAACTACATCCACCCCCAGTCAAATGCTGTttggaaaaatagaaaaatgggAGTCTGCAACACTGTATGAACAGGTACAGGTCCGTGTTATTATTTGATTAGACTTATGGGTGTCCAGAAACTATAAAATACAGCTGCTAATTAGGCTTTGTGTTAATCTATCCGCTGAGACTCAGTCTAAAAAAGACATCAAattagcttttgtttttatttgtgcaattTTAGGAGAGTGTCTTCACAGGTTTACTAAGAATAGTGTGTAGTTATAATAAAGTACTTGAAAGAACCTAATGTATTAAGAGTAGCTCAAAAAAACAGCCTTGGAGTGAAAGATGAGTCACTCTCTCAGTGAGTGTGAAAGATAAGGAGAAAATATATTATGGa
The nucleotide sequence above comes from Mugil cephalus isolate CIBA_MC_2020 chromosome 2, CIBA_Mcephalus_1.1, whole genome shotgun sequence. Encoded proteins:
- the LOC125003978 gene encoding transcription activator BRG1 isoform X5, which produces MSTPDPPMGGTPRPGPSPGPGPSPGTMLGPSPGPSPGSAHNMMGPSPGPPSSGHSQPGPSGYGTDNMHTLHKPMETLHEKNLSEDSRFSQMKGLSMRQGGHSGMGPPPSPLDQHSQGYHSPLGGSDHSSPVPSNGPPSGPLLPSSSSSSSSGGPGSTTTPLDGSSGDQHSLGPSNRPGPAGSSGPGPSPGPSLGSGVPSLGSGLETNCPTGPGGHGGPGGPTPFNQNQLHQLRAQIMAYKMLARGQPLPDHLQMAVQGKRPMPGMQQQPMPSLAPGAGGGPGGGPAGPGPGPMGSGYSRAHGMMGPNMPPPGPSGTPAGMQGQNLNGPPKSWPEGPMVNAAAPSNAPQKLIPPQPTGRPSPAPPSVPPAASPVMPPQTQSPGQPAQPTPMLPYHAKQNRITPIQKPCGLDPVEILQEREYRLQARITHRIAELENLPGSLAGDLRTKATIELKALRLLNFQRQLRQEVVVCMRRDTALETALDAKAYKRSKRQSLREARITEKLEKQQKIEQERKRRQKHQEYLNSILQHAKDFKEYHRSITGKMQKLTKAVATYHANTEREQKKENERIEKERMRRLMAEDEEGYRKLIDQKKDKRLAYLLQQTDEYVANLTELVRAHKAAQALKEKKKKKKKKKKLENAEGQTPALGPDGEPLDETSQMSDLPVKVIHVDSGNILTGVDAPKAGQLETWLEMNPGYEVAPRSDSEDSEEEEEEEEEEEEPQPSATQVEEKKKITDPDSEDVSEVDVRHIIENAKQDVDDEYSGAAFARGLQSYYSVAHAVTEKVEKQSSLLINGQLKQYQIKGLEWLVSLYNNNLNGILADEMGLGKTIQTIALITYLMEHKRLNGPYLIIVPLSTLSNWVYEFDKWAPTVVKVSYKGSPAARRAFVPQLRSGKFNVLLTTYEYIIKDKQVLAKIRWKYMIVDEGHRMKNHHCKLTQVLNTHYLAPRRVLLTGTPLQNKLPELWALLNFLLPTIFKSCSTFEQWFNAPFAMTGEKVDLNEEETILIIRRLHKVLRPFLLRRLKKEVEAQLPEKVEYVIKCDMSSLQRVLYRHMQAKGVLLTDGSEKDKKGKGGTKTLMNTIMQLRKICNHPYMFQQIEESFSEHLGFSGGIVQGPDLYRASGKFEVLDRILPKLRATNHKVLLFCQMTSLMTIMEDYFAYRNFKYLRLDGTTKAEDRGMLLKTFNDPESEYFIFLLSTRAGGLGLNLQSADTVVIFDSDWNPHQDLQAQDRAHRIGQQNEVRVLRLCTVNSVEEKILAAAKYKLNVDQKVIQAGMFDQKSSSHERRAFLQAILEHEEQDEEEDEVPDDETVNQMIARSEEEFDQFMRMDLDRRREEARNPRRKPRLMEEDELPTWIMKDDAEVERLTCEEEEEKMFGRGSRQRKEVDYSDSLTEKQWLKAIEEGTLEEVEEEVRHKKTTRKRKRDRDLDLPGPSSSSGGRGRGDKDDDGKRQRKRGRPPAEKLSPNPPALTKKMRKIVDAVIKYKDSASGRQLSEVFIQLPSRKELPEYYELIRKPVDFRKIKERIRSHRYRSLGDLERDVMLLFQNAQTFNLEGSLIYEDSIVLQSVFTSLRQKIEKEEESDGEESDEEEEEQEEGSESECKHVSRSVKVKIRLGRKDKSGDRGKGRSRRTGRTRAKPVVSDDDSEDEQEEERSPSATDEES